A portion of the Halalkalicoccus tibetensis genome contains these proteins:
- a CDS encoding HD domain-containing protein: MAETTENRQYDPDAEHAFPDEKLNEVLSYVENDEEIRVYLEAQNVNPVTRMRYNDHGSKHIEIVLNRALCLYDLLKRGGVEFNGARDQGLAEEDEPVIIALAAKLHDIGHVVHRSDHAYYSIPLAADVLDRILPEFYDLGEQVRVKGEVLHAILCHHTEEVPLTREAGVIRVCDGLDMERGRSRNPYERGGRGINTVSSQAIQRVSLQEGEDVPVHVAIEMTDAAGVYQVDSLLKAKLDDSGLEEFIRIVALNTRSENELVQRIEL; this comes from the coding sequence ATGGCCGAGACGACCGAAAACAGACAGTACGACCCCGACGCGGAGCACGCCTTCCCCGACGAGAAGCTCAACGAGGTGCTCTCCTACGTCGAGAACGACGAGGAGATCCGGGTCTATCTCGAGGCCCAGAACGTCAACCCGGTCACCCGGATGCGCTACAACGATCACGGGTCGAAACACATCGAGATCGTGCTGAACCGCGCGCTCTGTCTCTACGACCTGCTCAAGCGCGGCGGCGTCGAGTTCAACGGGGCACGCGACCAGGGGCTGGCCGAGGAGGACGAGCCGGTGATCATCGCGCTGGCCGCGAAGCTCCACGACATCGGCCACGTCGTCCACCGCTCGGACCACGCCTACTACTCGATCCCGCTGGCCGCGGACGTCCTCGACCGGATCCTTCCGGAGTTCTACGACCTCGGCGAGCAGGTACGAGTGAAGGGCGAGGTGCTGCACGCGATCCTCTGTCACCACACCGAGGAGGTCCCCCTGACCCGCGAGGCGGGCGTCATCCGGGTCTGTGACGGCCTCGACATGGAACGGGGCCGTTCGAGAAACCCCTATGAGCGCGGCGGACGCGGGATCAACACCGTCTCGAGCCAGGCGATCCAGCGCGTCTCCCTCCAGGAGGGCGAGGACGTCCCGGTCCACGTCGCCATCGAGATGACCGACGCGGCGGGCGTCTACCAGGTCGATAGCCTGCTGAAGGCGAAGCTCGACGACTCGGGGCTCGAGGAGTTCATCCGGATCGTCGCGCTCAACACCAGAAGCGAGAACGAGCTCGTCCAGCGCATCGAGCTCTGA
- a CDS encoding redoxin domain-containing protein, producing the protein MVDVGDAAPDFTAPLANGDVEPFTLSENLGDGPVVLAFFPGAFTSVCTSEMNTLQGDLDRLQESGATLYGVSVDTPFALNEFREQEGLEFGLVSDTNKEIIDAYDAEMDFEEMGYHGVAKRAVFVLDADGEVTYAWVSDDPGAEPDYDEVAEAAGDAA; encoded by the coding sequence ATGGTAGACGTAGGCGACGCAGCCCCCGACTTCACCGCACCGCTCGCGAACGGCGACGTCGAGCCGTTCACGCTCTCCGAGAACCTCGGGGACGGCCCCGTCGTACTGGCCTTCTTCCCCGGCGCGTTCACGAGCGTCTGTACCTCCGAGATGAACACGCTCCAGGGCGACCTCGACCGCCTCCAGGAGAGCGGCGCGACCCTCTACGGGGTGAGCGTCGACACCCCCTTCGCGCTCAACGAGTTCCGCGAGCAGGAGGGTCTGGAGTTCGGCCTCGTCAGCGACACGAACAAGGAGATCATCGACGCCTACGACGCGGAGATGGACTTCGAGGAGATGGGTTATCACGGCGTCGCGAAGCGCGCCGTCTTCGTCCTCGACGCCGACGGCGAGGTCACCTACGCATGGGTGAGCGACGACCCCGGCGCCGAGCCCGACTACGACGAGGTCGCGGAGGCCGCGGGCGACGCCGCCTGA
- a CDS encoding glutathione S-transferase family protein codes for MNQLVDGEWRTDAYETTNDDGAFERQETTFRDWIGEEFPAEAGRYRLYVSYACPWAHRTLIARSLKGLEDAISVSVVDPFRDEDGWQFSPEKEGCTEDPVLGADYLRELYVQADPDVTARVTVPVLWDEEEGTIVNNESREVLRMLDTEFEEQATRDVDLYPEGYREEVDEIIDAIYEPINNGVYRAGFAGSQEAYDEAIDDLFSALDHWDSVLGEQRYLAGDRLTDADVCMFTTLVRFDQVYHTHFMCNVMQIRDYENLWPYLRDLYQTPGVAETVDMDHIKEHYYTTHPDVTPTRIIARGPDLDFEAPHDRGELEGEPPAALARAD; via the coding sequence GTGAACCAACTGGTCGACGGCGAGTGGCGCACCGACGCCTACGAGACGACGAACGACGACGGCGCGTTCGAGCGCCAGGAGACCACCTTCCGCGACTGGATCGGCGAGGAGTTCCCCGCCGAGGCCGGCCGCTACCGCCTCTACGTCTCCTATGCCTGCCCATGGGCCCACCGGACCCTGATCGCGCGCTCGCTGAAGGGCCTGGAGGACGCGATTTCCGTCTCGGTGGTCGATCCCTTCCGCGACGAGGACGGCTGGCAGTTCAGCCCCGAGAAGGAGGGCTGTACCGAGGATCCGGTGCTGGGCGCCGACTACCTCCGGGAGCTCTACGTGCAGGCCGACCCCGACGTCACCGCCCGGGTGACCGTCCCGGTGCTCTGGGACGAGGAGGAAGGGACCATCGTCAACAACGAGTCCCGCGAGGTCCTGCGGATGCTCGACACCGAGTTCGAGGAGCAGGCGACCCGCGACGTCGACCTCTATCCCGAAGGCTATCGCGAGGAGGTCGACGAGATCATCGACGCAATCTACGAGCCGATCAACAACGGGGTCTACCGGGCGGGCTTTGCGGGCTCACAGGAGGCTTACGACGAGGCCATCGACGACCTCTTCTCGGCGCTCGACCACTGGGATTCGGTCCTCGGAGAGCAGCGCTACCTCGCCGGGGACCGCCTCACCGATGCCGACGTCTGCATGTTCACCACCCTCGTTCGATTCGATCAGGTCTATCACACCCACTTCATGTGTAACGTGATGCAGATCCGGGACTACGAGAACCTCTGGCCGTATCTGCGCGACCTGTACCAGACCCCCGGCGTCGCCGAGACGGTGGACATGGACCACATCAAGGAACACTACTACACCACCCACCCGGACGTCACTCCCACGCGGATCATCGCGCGCGGGCCGGATCTGGACTTCGAGGCGCCCCACGACCGCGGCGAACTGGAGGGCGAACCGCCGGCGGCGCTGGCCCGAGCGGACTGA
- the pheT gene encoding phenylalanine--tRNA ligase subunit beta, with protein MPVVDIDPDELRQLTGTDKDDDRLKDDLFGLGLEYEGETEEGELQFEFAPDRLDRLSVEGVARSLRYHYGEERGTYVPPTNDPDWTIEIDDVPEERPYVTGAVIRGVDLDEAGLDSLIQLQEKLHATMGRKRAKGAIGIHDLTMLKGKSLSEEAGPSIRYTGVEPDEPRFVPLDSDRELTPAEVLEDHATGREYADLVEDYDRYPAIYDELGLFSFPPVINGRRTEVSTDSRELFVELTGTDQWTIDRMCAIVCYALSARGATIEEVEVEHPDGTLLRPDFEVREKRVSHDRIERMLGMEFDPETLIDCFERSGLSATQVLGEETAYDVEIPPYRVDVLHPVDLIDDVGRAYGFDGLIPSYPDVSTVGGRHERTRLEDATRNVLVGLGFEDTLNFHLTNEAENAERMGIEPGEGVLGAGEPATIREPYSEDYTIVRTWALPSLLMVLENNTHRSYPQDLAEVGFAAELDDSTETGVAERRTVAGVLARTDASYEDTKGRLQALARSFDVELETPPTEHPSFIDGRAASVVLDGEEAGIVGEIHPAVLVEHDLELPVAAFEFRLDALE; from the coding sequence ATGCCCGTCGTCGACATCGATCCCGACGAACTGCGACAGCTCACGGGCACCGACAAGGACGACGACCGGCTGAAGGACGACCTGTTCGGATTGGGCCTGGAGTACGAGGGCGAGACGGAGGAGGGCGAGCTCCAGTTCGAGTTCGCGCCCGACCGGCTCGATCGCCTCTCGGTCGAGGGGGTCGCGCGCTCGCTCAGGTATCACTACGGCGAGGAGCGGGGCACCTACGTCCCGCCGACGAACGACCCCGACTGGACGATCGAGATCGACGACGTTCCCGAGGAGCGACCCTACGTCACCGGCGCGGTGATCCGCGGGGTCGACCTCGACGAGGCGGGGCTAGACTCGCTGATCCAGCTCCAGGAGAAGCTCCACGCGACGATGGGCCGGAAACGCGCGAAGGGCGCGATCGGCATCCACGACCTGACGATGCTGAAGGGTAAGTCCCTCTCGGAGGAGGCCGGCCCGTCGATCCGGTATACGGGCGTCGAGCCCGACGAGCCACGGTTCGTCCCCCTCGATTCCGACCGCGAGCTCACGCCCGCGGAGGTGCTCGAGGACCACGCCACGGGACGGGAGTACGCCGACCTCGTCGAGGATTACGACCGGTATCCGGCGATCTACGACGAGCTCGGCCTCTTTTCGTTCCCGCCGGTGATCAACGGGCGGCGCACGGAGGTCTCGACGGACTCGCGGGAGCTGTTCGTCGAGCTCACGGGCACCGACCAGTGGACGATCGACCGGATGTGCGCGATCGTCTGCTACGCGCTGTCGGCCCGCGGCGCGACGATCGAGGAGGTCGAGGTCGAGCACCCCGACGGCACGCTGCTCAGGCCGGATTTCGAAGTTCGTGAAAAGCGCGTCTCCCACGACCGCATCGAGCGGATGCTCGGCATGGAGTTCGACCCCGAGACGCTCATCGACTGCTTCGAGCGCTCGGGGCTGTCCGCGACCCAGGTACTCGGCGAGGAGACCGCCTACGACGTCGAGATCCCGCCCTATCGCGTCGACGTCCTCCATCCGGTGGACCTGATCGACGACGTGGGCCGGGCCTACGGCTTCGACGGGCTGATCCCCAGCTACCCCGACGTGAGCACCGTCGGCGGGCGCCATGAACGGACTCGGCTGGAGGACGCAACGCGGAACGTCCTGGTCGGGCTCGGCTTCGAGGACACGCTCAACTTCCACCTCACCAACGAGGCCGAGAATGCGGAACGGATGGGCATAGAGCCCGGCGAGGGCGTCCTCGGCGCCGGCGAGCCCGCGACCATCCGCGAGCCCTACAGCGAGGACTACACGATCGTCCGCACGTGGGCGCTGCCCTCGCTGCTGATGGTCCTCGAGAACAACACGCATCGATCCTACCCCCAGGACCTCGCGGAGGTCGGCTTCGCCGCCGAGCTCGACGACTCGACAGAGACGGGCGTCGCCGAGCGGCGCACGGTGGCCGGCGTTCTCGCGCGGACCGACGCCTCCTACGAGGACACCAAGGGCCGCCTGCAGGCGCTCGCGCGGAGCTTCGACGTCGAGCTGGAGACGCCGCCGACCGAGCACCCCTCCTTCATCGACGGACGGGCGGCCTCGGTCGTGCTCGACGGCGAGGAAGCCGGAATCGTCGGCGAGATCCACCCCGCCGTTCTCGTCGAACACGACCTCGAGCTCCCCGTCGCGGCCTTCGAATTCCGGCTGGACGCGCTGGAGTGA
- a CDS encoding phenylalanine--tRNA ligase subunit alpha — protein MRLPSTQAAVLEAASATEERTIAQLAEELGEKPETVTGAVFALEEEGLLEVSEEAIEGVSLTEEGEQYAEMGLPERRLHEAALELDADEEPVPMGEVIGRSGLEGGEVDIALSNYARKGYGEIDSGELSATDREEDEEADALALIDAGEPVTDELVLSTLDRRDLVSRRESTVRSVTLTDAGVTALMEGIEESETVGQLTPELLTTGEWEEVEFAEYNVEADAAEVVGGKKHVLRQTADRVKDVLVGMGFEEMDGPHVDSEFWINDALFMPQDHPARTHWDQFALERPDEADELPEELLERVRSAHLEGVGADGDGYHSPWTEEVARGMDLRGHTTSLSMRYLSGEAVGELEPPQRYFSVEKVYRNDTLDPTHLLEFFQIEGWVMADDLSVRDLKGTFTEFYERFGITDLQFKPHYNPYTEPSFELFGHHPETGELIEIGNSGMFRPEVLEPLGVECDVMAWGLALERLAMLITGAEDIRDLHGTLADIEFLRNAEVTY, from the coding sequence ATGCGACTGCCATCGACACAAGCGGCGGTCCTCGAGGCGGCAAGCGCCACCGAGGAGCGCACGATTGCACAGCTCGCCGAGGAGCTCGGCGAAAAACCGGAAACCGTCACCGGCGCGGTCTTCGCGCTCGAGGAGGAGGGGCTGCTCGAGGTCTCCGAGGAGGCGATCGAAGGCGTCTCGCTGACCGAGGAGGGCGAGCAGTACGCCGAGATGGGACTGCCCGAGCGACGGCTCCACGAGGCCGCCCTCGAGCTCGACGCCGACGAGGAACCCGTCCCGATGGGCGAGGTCATCGGTCGATCGGGCCTCGAAGGCGGCGAGGTCGACATCGCGCTGTCGAACTACGCCCGGAAGGGATACGGCGAGATCGACTCGGGCGAGCTCTCGGCGACCGATCGCGAGGAGGACGAGGAGGCCGACGCGTTGGCGCTGATCGACGCCGGCGAGCCCGTGACCGACGAGTTGGTGCTGTCGACCCTCGATCGGCGCGACCTCGTCTCCCGCCGCGAGTCGACGGTCCGCTCGGTGACGCTGACGGACGCGGGCGTCACCGCGCTGATGGAGGGGATCGAGGAGAGCGAGACGGTGGGCCAGCTCACCCCCGAACTGCTCACGACCGGCGAGTGGGAGGAGGTGGAGTTCGCCGAGTACAACGTCGAGGCAGACGCCGCCGAAGTAGTCGGCGGGAAGAAGCACGTCCTCCGCCAGACCGCGGACCGCGTAAAGGACGTCCTGGTCGGGATGGGCTTCGAGGAGATGGACGGCCCGCACGTCGACTCGGAGTTCTGGATCAACGACGCGCTGTTCATGCCCCAGGACCACCCCGCGAGAACGCACTGGGACCAGTTCGCCCTCGAGCGGCCCGACGAGGCCGACGAACTCCCCGAGGAGCTCCTCGAACGCGTGCGCTCGGCCCACTTGGAAGGCGTCGGCGCGGACGGCGACGGGTATCACTCGCCGTGGACCGAGGAGGTCGCCCGCGGGATGGACCTGCGGGGCCACACCACCTCGCTGTCGATGCGCTACCTCTCCGGCGAGGCGGTCGGCGAGCTCGAACCGCCCCAGCGCTACTTCTCGGTCGAGAAGGTGTATCGAAACGACACGCTCGATCCGACCCACCTGCTGGAGTTCTTCCAGATCGAGGGCTGGGTGATGGCCGACGATCTATCAGTACGGGATCTGAAGGGCACCTTCACCGAGTTCTACGAGCGCTTCGGCATCACCGACCTGCAGTTCAAGCCCCACTACAACCCCTACACCGAGCCGAGCTTCGAGCTGTTCGGCCACCACCCCGAGACGGGCGAGCTGATCGAGATCGGGAACTCGGGGATGTTCCGCCCCGAGGTGCTCGAGCCGCTCGGCGTCGAGTGTGACGTGATGGCCTGGGGACTGGCCCTCGAACGCCTCGCGATGCTCATCACCGGCGCCGAGGACATCCGCGACCTCCATGGGACGCTTGCGGACATCGAGTTCCTCCGGAACGCGGAGGTGACCTACTGA
- the thrS gene encoding threonine--tRNA ligase — translation MSVTVTLPDGSELAVEAGSTVEDVAYEIGPGLGRDTVAGVVDGEFVAKEHPIEGDVEIEIVTDGSDEYVDALRHTAAHVFAQALQRLHPDAKLTIGPWTDDGFYYDVTGVDLDEADLEEISAEAEEIIEADVPIERVEMSREEAFEYYEDNPFKRDILEEEVVGEDPVSFYEQAEFRDLCRGPHVESTGEIGGFALLEISGAYWRGTEDNEMLTRVYGTAFPSESELEEFLERREQAKERDHRKIGREMDLFSVPDHAPGCPHYHPNGMTIRRELEEYIREQNDELGYEEVRTPELNKAELWKPTGHYETFTEQGEMFAWEQESPGTSEGEGTEYGLKPMNCANHAYIFDQQIRSYRDLPVRFSEFGNVYRNEQSGELSGLLRVRGMTQDDGHAFIRPDQIEREITETLRVIEEIYTEFDLEVIYKLETKGETAVGSDEVWSEATEALRESLENEGLDYDVEEGEAAFYGPKIGLDARDTLGREWTIGTVQLDFNIPERLDLTYTGEDNEEHRPVMVHRALLGSFERFMGVMIEHFNGNFPTWLAPEQVRILPISDDNVAYAEEVKDELSEFRVGIEDRSWTIGKKIQTAHDDRVPYMLIVGGNEEEAGTVSVRDRFERERDDVSPVEFRDHLGSEVGQKRTEPDFLE, via the coding sequence ATGAGCGTCACCGTAACCCTCCCCGACGGCTCCGAGCTCGCCGTCGAGGCCGGTTCGACGGTCGAGGACGTCGCCTACGAGATCGGCCCCGGTCTCGGGCGCGACACCGTCGCCGGCGTCGTCGACGGCGAGTTCGTCGCCAAGGAACACCCGATCGAGGGGGACGTCGAGATCGAGATCGTCACCGACGGCAGCGACGAGTACGTCGACGCGCTGCGCCACACGGCAGCCCACGTCTTCGCCCAGGCCCTCCAGCGCCTCCATCCCGACGCGAAGCTCACCATCGGTCCGTGGACCGACGACGGCTTCTACTACGACGTTACCGGCGTCGATCTCGACGAGGCCGACCTCGAAGAGATCAGTGCCGAGGCCGAGGAGATCATCGAGGCCGACGTCCCGATCGAGCGCGTCGAGATGAGTCGCGAGGAGGCCTTCGAGTACTACGAGGACAACCCGTTCAAGCGCGATATCCTGGAGGAGGAGGTCGTCGGCGAGGACCCCGTGAGCTTCTACGAGCAGGCGGAGTTCCGCGACCTCTGTCGGGGCCCGCACGTCGAGTCGACCGGCGAGATCGGCGGGTTCGCCCTGCTCGAGATCTCGGGGGCCTACTGGCGCGGCACCGAGGACAACGAGATGCTGACTCGTGTGTACGGCACGGCGTTCCCCAGCGAGTCGGAACTCGAGGAGTTCCTCGAGCGCCGCGAGCAGGCCAAGGAGCGCGACCACCGCAAGATCGGCCGCGAGATGGACCTCTTCTCGGTGCCCGACCACGCGCCGGGCTGTCCCCACTACCACCCCAACGGGATGACGATCCGCCGGGAACTGGAGGAGTACATCCGCGAGCAGAACGACGAGCTGGGCTACGAAGAAGTCAGGACGCCCGAGCTCAACAAGGCCGAGCTCTGGAAACCGACGGGCCACTACGAGACGTTCACCGAGCAGGGCGAGATGTTCGCCTGGGAGCAGGAGAGCCCCGGGACGTCGGAGGGCGAGGGCACCGAGTACGGCCTGAAGCCGATGAACTGTGCGAACCACGCCTACATCTTCGACCAGCAGATCCGCTCCTATCGGGATCTGCCCGTGCGGTTCTCGGAGTTCGGCAACGTCTATCGCAACGAGCAGTCGGGCGAGCTCTCGGGGCTGCTCAGGGTCCGGGGCATGACCCAGGACGACGGCCACGCCTTCATCCGCCCCGACCAGATCGAGCGCGAGATCACCGAGACGCTGCGCGTTATCGAGGAGATCTACACCGAGTTCGACCTCGAGGTCATCTACAAGCTCGAGACGAAGGGCGAGACGGCAGTGGGAAGCGACGAGGTCTGGTCGGAGGCCACCGAGGCCCTGCGGGAGTCCCTCGAGAACGAGGGCCTCGACTACGACGTCGAGGAGGGCGAGGCGGCCTTCTACGGCCCGAAGATCGGCCTCGACGCCCGGGACACCCTCGGACGGGAGTGGACGATCGGCACCGTCCAGCTCGACTTCAACATCCCCGAGCGCCTCGATCTCACCTACACGGGCGAGGACAACGAGGAACACCGCCCCGTGATGGTCCACCGGGCTCTGTTAGGAAGCTTCGAGCGGTTCATGGGCGTGATGATCGAGCACTTCAACGGGAACTTCCCGACGTGGCTCGCGCCCGAGCAGGTGCGGATCCTGCCGATCAGCGACGACAACGTCGCGTACGCCGAGGAGGTCAAGGACGAACTCTCGGAGTTCCGCGTGGGGATCGAGGACCGATCGTGGACCATCGGCAAGAAGATTCAAACAGCGCACGACGACCGCGTTCCATACATGCTGATCGTCGGGGGCAACGAGGAGGAGGCCGGCACGGTCTCGGTCCGGGATCGCTTCGAGCGCGAGCGCGACGACGTCTCGCCGGTCGAGTTCCGCGACCACCTCGGCAGCGAGGTCGGCCAGAAGCGCACCGAGCCGGACTTCCTCGAATAG
- a CDS encoding twin-arginine translocase TatA/TatE family subunit, translated as MTVQFAPLFGPIPGGIELAVIVLIAILLFGANKIPKLARSTGQAMGEFQKGREEIDQELKEMRDGATQTEDEPEPEIGEDEEPEIGADEPTAEMESDTGADLETETSTETDENR; from the coding sequence ATGACAGTACAATTTGCCCCGTTGTTCGGGCCGATCCCTGGCGGGATCGAACTGGCAGTGATCGTGCTCATCGCGATCCTGCTTTTCGGTGCGAACAAGATCCCGAAGCTCGCCCGTTCGACCGGGCAGGCGATGGGTGAGTTCCAGAAAGGCCGCGAGGAGATCGACCAGGAGCTCAAGGAGATGCGCGACGGCGCGACCCAGACCGAGGACGAGCCCGAACCCGAGATCGGCGAGGACGAGGAGCCCGAGATCGGCGCCGACGAACCCACCGCCGAGATGGAGTCCGACACCGGGGCCGACCTCGAGACCGAGACGAGCACCGAGACCGACGAGAACCGATAA
- a CDS encoding type II/IV secretion system ATPase subunit, with protein sequence MSTDDADGSAEGPVSPRGLVGAETDVGDRPEGIEASIAAGAADAALLADYLDPDELVVKDCYAWEHVKRKYHYADDGSVPMGSNGELIPFDPAALLGFDPERTGDRLREGAAAADALADLVDERTVDVNLGIDEDAFFAPGGEPALTTRYDLEKAVPMAKKRQFKEVERYWVNEPYAFVIVFHSRTENETKYYAIEPHLDPIETELAEFLTGKLRTAIKYTDDAGVGSEAERRAVIERETRRLLDRYDLIERHDAGLIGRVRSLLGRGEGTEPVPATGVRPEPVVLAEDPETVTEAQITKLLYYLKRDFIGYERIDPIKHDINVEDISCDGYDSPVFVYHTDYEQIITNVRHGRERLDDFVVKLAQRSGKGISKRRPQVDATLPDGSRAQLTLGREVSDHGTNYTIRQFKDVPFTPIDLINWHTFSLEQMAFLWLAIENHKSVLFAGGTASGKTTALNAVSLFIPSNAKIVSIEDTREVELPQRNWIASVTRPSFAEDGGGDVDEFDLLEAALRQRPDYIVMGEIRGEEGRTLFQVMSTGHTTYTTFHADSVGEVLKRFTTDPINVSKTMFTALDLVAVQTSTRVRGRKVRRNKSLTEINHYDPEHDEINVRDVYRWRSESDAFLEVGDSNTLEEIRFDRGWSHEELREQLFVRRVVLAYLIDEGLDEYRQVAATLQAFINDPETILELIANDELAAGLEDLRSMESVLIDVDPETEALVPRPEPDEATAELAKEVLERADDRLFADHRGTARSLGDALAAESGRGDEGPAP encoded by the coding sequence ATGTCAACTGACGATGCCGACGGGAGCGCCGAGGGTCCCGTTTCACCGAGGGGGCTTGTGGGCGCGGAGACGGACGTCGGCGATCGTCCGGAGGGTATCGAGGCGTCGATCGCCGCGGGCGCCGCTGACGCCGCGTTGCTCGCCGACTATCTCGACCCCGACGAGCTCGTCGTCAAGGACTGCTACGCGTGGGAGCACGTCAAGCGCAAGTACCACTACGCGGACGACGGCTCCGTTCCTATGGGCTCCAATGGCGAGCTGATCCCGTTCGACCCCGCGGCACTGCTGGGGTTCGATCCCGAGCGAACCGGGGACCGCCTCCGTGAAGGGGCCGCCGCAGCCGACGCGCTCGCCGATCTCGTCGACGAGCGGACAGTCGACGTGAACCTGGGGATCGACGAGGACGCCTTCTTCGCGCCGGGGGGCGAGCCCGCCCTCACGACGCGCTACGACCTCGAGAAGGCGGTGCCGATGGCGAAGAAACGCCAGTTCAAGGAGGTCGAGCGCTACTGGGTGAACGAGCCCTACGCGTTCGTGATCGTCTTTCACTCCCGGACGGAGAACGAGACCAAGTACTACGCGATCGAACCGCATCTCGACCCGATCGAAACCGAGCTCGCCGAGTTCCTCACCGGGAAGCTCAGGACCGCGATCAAGTACACCGACGACGCCGGCGTCGGAAGCGAGGCCGAACGCAGGGCGGTGATCGAACGCGAGACGCGCCGGCTGCTCGATCGCTACGACCTGATCGAGCGCCACGACGCCGGGCTGATCGGTCGAGTGCGGTCGCTCCTCGGGCGGGGCGAGGGGACCGAGCCCGTCCCCGCGACCGGGGTCCGCCCGGAGCCGGTCGTCCTCGCCGAGGACCCCGAGACGGTGACCGAAGCCCAGATCACGAAGCTGCTCTACTACCTCAAGCGCGACTTCATCGGCTACGAGCGGATCGACCCGATCAAACACGACATCAACGTCGAGGACATCAGCTGTGACGGCTACGACTCGCCCGTCTTCGTCTACCACACCGACTACGAGCAGATCATCACCAACGTCCGCCACGGCCGCGAGCGCCTCGACGACTTCGTCGTGAAGCTCGCCCAGCGCTCGGGCAAGGGGATCTCCAAACGTCGCCCGCAGGTCGACGCCACGCTGCCCGACGGCTCGCGCGCCCAGCTCACGCTCGGCCGCGAGGTGAGCGATCACGGCACCAACTACACGATCCGGCAGTTCAAGGACGTCCCGTTCACGCCGATCGACCTGATCAACTGGCACACCTTCTCGCTCGAACAGATGGCCTTCCTCTGGCTCGCCATCGAGAACCACAAGAGCGTGCTGTTCGCGGGCGGCACCGCCAGCGGGAAGACCACCGCCCTGAACGCCGTCTCGCTGTTCATCCCCTCGAACGCGAAGATCGTCTCGATCGAGGACACCCGCGAGGTCGAGCTGCCCCAGCGAAACTGGATCGCCTCCGTCACGAGGCCCTCCTTCGCCGAGGACGGCGGGGGCGACGTCGACGAGTTCGACCTGCTCGAGGCCGCGCTGCGCCAGCGGCCCGACTACATCGTGATGGGCGAGATCCGCGGCGAGGAGGGGCGCACGCTGTTTCAGGTCATGTCGACCGGCCACACCACCTACACCACCTTCCACGCCGACTCGGTGGGCGAGGTGCTGAAACGGTTCACGACCGACCCGATCAACGTCTCGAAGACGATGTTCACGGCGCTCGACCTCGTCGCGGTCCAGACCTCGACCCGGGTCCGGGGGAGGAAGGTCCGCCGGAACAAGTCGCTCACCGAGATCAACCACTACGACCCGGAGCACGACGAGATCAACGTCAGGGACGTCTACCGGTGGCGCTCCGAGTCCGACGCGTTCCTCGAGGTCGGCGACTCGAACACCCTCGAGGAGATCCGCTTCGACCGCGGCTGGAGCCACGAGGAGCTGCGCGAACAGCTGTTCGTCCGCCGGGTCGTCCTGGCCTACCTCATCGACGAGGGACTCGACGAGTACCGCCAGGTCGCCGCGACCCTCCAGGCGTTCATCAACGATCCCGAGACGATCCTCGAGCTGATCGCGAACGACGAGCTGGCGGCGGGTCTCGAGGACCTCCGCTCGATGGAGAGCGTCCTGATCGACGTCGATCCCGAGACCGAGGCGCTGGTCCCCCGGCCCGAGCCCGACGAGGCGACCGCCGAGCTCGCTAAGGAGGTCCTCGAGCGGGCCGACGACCGGCTGTTCGCGGACCACCGCGGGACGGCGCGGTCGCTCGGGGACGCGCTCGCGGCCGAGTCGGGGCGGGGCGACGAGGGGCCCGCCCCGTGA